From a single Oreochromis niloticus isolate F11D_XX linkage group LG3, O_niloticus_UMD_NMBU, whole genome shotgun sequence genomic region:
- the rin1b gene encoding ras and Rab interactor 2 isoform X3, giving the protein MQEVGSSQRGSQRAFSVLDRLLLTHPVWLQLSLNQEAALYILLREPVGTFLVRKCSSTQRKVLCLRVTADRSASSVKECFICEEDSTFALESSALSFPDLCRLVAFYCISRDVLPLPLQLPDAIARASTHRQLEAISHMGQDFWSSPSASDIQNGPMEPVASTSQAQTGVQDQCSLLSRGTQGKLCFINPLFLQLEVCKQPQLTNHSASNKRHRFKRSMRLRLSESSMNLSLEGVGSYSPPPSVEQPGGSERLNKTNTNPQRRVHAGAGVLRRTPAVSPGSAEEDDLMSVYVPQTSPKVEEPPKPQPSGPAEEPGIEVALLALERRPAPSLAELDSSSSFSSMDEDHDSDTEPESMFQTQMHAYHRPPLVRSRGRGGLHRMSEAFVCFFAPDKRLTRLVEELSRDRRSIFGGMVQDFLLEQREVLKSLTSSPSASSSSRVTSVQLLQGLRLFLSQAKCCLLDSGELEPPIETLVPENEKDLALERSMFSCVLRPLRSHLEKALVALHNQDGSTQCLTQNLLQLKGDATMERLSVRTGVPDSREVERVKQKLVLMQRTHSPIDKVLLLLQVCKCVHKAMGSLHGQEVSWDDFLPSLSYVIVECNKPHILIEVEYMMELLEPSWLGGEGGYYLTSVYASLRLIQSLDKEQPFSGCLTPEVQEALKEWSCRRSREAQRQKENQQSQRCVRILFQDGERSAVRTLQWRAGETSQALAQLCAATFGVSDPQQYTLYWRSGGEMRALPPQAQPQDLASHSEGGPRSPT; this is encoded by the exons ATGCAGGAGGTGGGCAGTTCCCAGCGAGGCTCTCAGCGGGCCTTCAGCGTCCTGGATCGTCTGCTGCTCACACATCCTGTGTGGCTGCAGCTGTCACTCAACCAAGAAGCTGCCCTCTACATCCTGCTCAGAGAACCTGTCGGG ACATTTCTAGTGCGCAAATGCAGCTCTACCCAGAGGAAGGTGCTGTGTTTGAGGGTGACAGCAGACAGAAGTGCCTCCTCTGTTAAGGAGTGCTTCATCTGTGAGGAGGACTCCA CGTTCGCCTTGGAGAGCTCAGCACTCAGCTTCCCTGACTTGTGTCGACTGGTGGCCTTCTACTGTATCAGCag GGATGTGTTGCCTTTGCCTCTGCAGCTACCTGATGCCATCGCTAGAGCGTCAACACACAGGCAGCTGGAGGCCATCTCACACATGGGACAAG ACTTCTGGAGTTCTCCGAGTGCTTCAGACATCCAAAATGGACCGATGGAGCCAGTTGCATCCACCAGTCAGGCCCAGACTGGGGTCCAGGACCAATGTTCCCTGCTGTCAAGGGGCACACAAGGCAAACTGTGCTTCATTAACCCGCTCTTTCTGCAGCTGGAGGTTTGCAAG CAGCCACAGCTCACAAACCACAGTGCCTCCAATAAACGGCACCGCTTCAAGCGCAGCATGCGGCTCCGGCTCTCTGAGTCGTCCATGAATCTGTCCCTCGAGGGGGTTGGTTCCTACTCGCCTCCCCCTTCGGTTGAGCAACCTGGTGGGTCAGAAAGGCTGAACAAGACCAACACCAACCCACAGAGGAGAGTTCATGCCGGTGCAGGCGTCCTGAGGAGAACCCCTGCCGTTTCACCTGGATCTGCTGAGGAGGATGACCTGATGTCTGTCTATGTGCCACAA ACATCTCCCAAGGTGGAGGAGCCTCCGAAGCCCCAGCCGTCTGGCCCAGCGGAGGAGCCAGGCATCGAGGTGGCACTTCTGGCCCTGGAACGCCGCCCGGCTCCATCTTTGGCTGAGCTCGACAGCAGCAGTTCCTTCAGCAGTATGGATGAGGATCATGACTCAGACACGGAACCTGAAAGCATGTTCCAAACCCAAATGCACGCCTACCATCGCCCGCCGCTCGTGCGCTCTCGAGGTCGCGGCGGGCTGCACCGCATGAGCGAGgcgtttgtgtgcttctttgcACCGGACAAGCGGCTCACCCGGCTGGTGGAGGAGCTGTCCAGAGACAGGCGCTCAATCTTCGGGGGCATGGTTCAGGACTTCCTCCTAGAGCAGAGAGAGGTGCTCAAATCCCTGACGTCCTCGCCTTCGGCATCTTCCTCATCACGCGTGACCTCCGTGCAGCTTCTGCAGGGTCTGCGCCTCTTTCTGTCCCAGGCCAAGTGTTGCCTGCTGGACAGCGGAGAGCTGGAGCCTCCCATTGAAACCCTGGTGCCAGAGAACGAGAAGG ACCTGGCGTTGGAGCGCTCCATGTTCTCCTGTGTGCTCAGGCCTCTGAGGTCCCACCTCGAGAAAGCCCTGGTCGCTTTGCACAATCAGGACGGCTCCACCCAGTGTCTCACCCAGAACCTGCTACAGCTGAAAGGGGACGCTACCATGGAGCGGCTCAGTGTTCGGACGGGCGTTCCAGACAGCCGAGAAGTGGAGAGGGTGAAGCAGAAACTGGTCCTGATGCAGCGGACGCACTCGCCCATCGAcaaggtgctgctgctgctccaagTGTGCAAGTGTGTGCACAAGGCCATGGGGTCCTTACACG GACAGGAAGTTAGCTGGGACGACTTCCTGCCGTCGTTGTCTTACGTGATCGTGGAGTGTAACAAGCCTCACATCCTCATAGAGGTGGAGTACATGATGGAGCTGCTGGAGCCCTCGTGGCTCGGAGGAGAGG GTGGCTACTACCTGACCAGCGTGTACGCCAGCCTGCGTCTGATCCAGAGCCTGGACAAGGAGCAGCCGTTCTCGGGCTGCCTGACGCCAGAGGTCCAAGAAGCGCTGAAAGAGTGGAGCTGCAGACGGAGCCGAGAGGcccagagacagaaagagaatcAGCAGAGCCAA AGGTGCGTTCGGATACTGTTCCAGGACGGGGAGCGGAGCGCCGTGCGGACGTTGCAGTGGAGAGCCGGGGAGACGAGCCAGGCCCTGGCGCAGCTGTGTGCCGCCACCTTCGGAGTGTCCGACCCGCAGCAATACACCCTGTACTGGCGCAGCGGCGGCGAGATGAGGGCCCTGCCGCCCCAGGCCCAGCCCCAGGACCTGGCCAGCCACAGCGAGGGAGGCCCTCGCTCTCCTACCTGA
- the rin1b gene encoding ras and Rab interactor 2 isoform X1: MRKMQDSMTCSDGQLWHSKSSTGFPDKLQTTMQEVGSSQRGSQRAFSVLDRLLLTHPVWLQLSLNQEAALYILLREPVGTFLVRKCSSTQRKVLCLRVTADRSASSVKECFICEEDSTFALESSALSFPDLCRLVAFYCISRDVLPLPLQLPDAIARASTHRQLEAISHMGQDFWSSPSASDIQNGPMEPVASTSQAQTGVQDQCSLLSRGTQGKLCFINPLFLQLEVCKQPQLTNHSASNKRHRFKRSMRLRLSESSMNLSLEGVGSYSPPPSVEQPGGSERLNKTNTNPQRRVHAGAGVLRRTPAVSPGSAEEDDLMSVYVPQTSPKVEEPPKPQPSGPAEEPGIEVALLALERRPAPSLAELDSSSSFSSMDEDHDSDTEPESMFQTQMHAYHRPPLVRSRGRGGLHRMSEAFVCFFAPDKRLTRLVEELSRDRRSIFGGMVQDFLLEQREVLKSLTSSPSASSSSRVTSVQLLQGLRLFLSQAKCCLLDSGELEPPIETLVPENEKDLALERSMFSCVLRPLRSHLEKALVALHNQDGSTQCLTQNLLQLKGDATMERLSVRTGVPDSREVERVKQKLVLMQRTHSPIDKVLLLLQVCKCVHKAMGSLHGQEVSWDDFLPSLSYVIVECNKPHILIEVEYMMELLEPSWLGGEGGYYLTSVYASLRLIQSLDKEQPFSGCLTPEVQEALKEWSCRRSREAQRQKENQQSQRCVRILFQDGERSAVRTLQWRAGETSQALAQLCAATFGVSDPQQYTLYWRSGGEMRALPPQAQPQDLASHSEGGPRSPT, from the exons ATGAGGAAAATGCAAGATTCAATGACCTGTTCAGATGGACAACTTTGGCACTCCAAGTCGAGTACAGGCTTTCCAGATAAGCTCCAAACCACG ATGCAGGAGGTGGGCAGTTCCCAGCGAGGCTCTCAGCGGGCCTTCAGCGTCCTGGATCGTCTGCTGCTCACACATCCTGTGTGGCTGCAGCTGTCACTCAACCAAGAAGCTGCCCTCTACATCCTGCTCAGAGAACCTGTCGGG ACATTTCTAGTGCGCAAATGCAGCTCTACCCAGAGGAAGGTGCTGTGTTTGAGGGTGACAGCAGACAGAAGTGCCTCCTCTGTTAAGGAGTGCTTCATCTGTGAGGAGGACTCCA CGTTCGCCTTGGAGAGCTCAGCACTCAGCTTCCCTGACTTGTGTCGACTGGTGGCCTTCTACTGTATCAGCag GGATGTGTTGCCTTTGCCTCTGCAGCTACCTGATGCCATCGCTAGAGCGTCAACACACAGGCAGCTGGAGGCCATCTCACACATGGGACAAG ACTTCTGGAGTTCTCCGAGTGCTTCAGACATCCAAAATGGACCGATGGAGCCAGTTGCATCCACCAGTCAGGCCCAGACTGGGGTCCAGGACCAATGTTCCCTGCTGTCAAGGGGCACACAAGGCAAACTGTGCTTCATTAACCCGCTCTTTCTGCAGCTGGAGGTTTGCAAG CAGCCACAGCTCACAAACCACAGTGCCTCCAATAAACGGCACCGCTTCAAGCGCAGCATGCGGCTCCGGCTCTCTGAGTCGTCCATGAATCTGTCCCTCGAGGGGGTTGGTTCCTACTCGCCTCCCCCTTCGGTTGAGCAACCTGGTGGGTCAGAAAGGCTGAACAAGACCAACACCAACCCACAGAGGAGAGTTCATGCCGGTGCAGGCGTCCTGAGGAGAACCCCTGCCGTTTCACCTGGATCTGCTGAGGAGGATGACCTGATGTCTGTCTATGTGCCACAA ACATCTCCCAAGGTGGAGGAGCCTCCGAAGCCCCAGCCGTCTGGCCCAGCGGAGGAGCCAGGCATCGAGGTGGCACTTCTGGCCCTGGAACGCCGCCCGGCTCCATCTTTGGCTGAGCTCGACAGCAGCAGTTCCTTCAGCAGTATGGATGAGGATCATGACTCAGACACGGAACCTGAAAGCATGTTCCAAACCCAAATGCACGCCTACCATCGCCCGCCGCTCGTGCGCTCTCGAGGTCGCGGCGGGCTGCACCGCATGAGCGAGgcgtttgtgtgcttctttgcACCGGACAAGCGGCTCACCCGGCTGGTGGAGGAGCTGTCCAGAGACAGGCGCTCAATCTTCGGGGGCATGGTTCAGGACTTCCTCCTAGAGCAGAGAGAGGTGCTCAAATCCCTGACGTCCTCGCCTTCGGCATCTTCCTCATCACGCGTGACCTCCGTGCAGCTTCTGCAGGGTCTGCGCCTCTTTCTGTCCCAGGCCAAGTGTTGCCTGCTGGACAGCGGAGAGCTGGAGCCTCCCATTGAAACCCTGGTGCCAGAGAACGAGAAGG ACCTGGCGTTGGAGCGCTCCATGTTCTCCTGTGTGCTCAGGCCTCTGAGGTCCCACCTCGAGAAAGCCCTGGTCGCTTTGCACAATCAGGACGGCTCCACCCAGTGTCTCACCCAGAACCTGCTACAGCTGAAAGGGGACGCTACCATGGAGCGGCTCAGTGTTCGGACGGGCGTTCCAGACAGCCGAGAAGTGGAGAGGGTGAAGCAGAAACTGGTCCTGATGCAGCGGACGCACTCGCCCATCGAcaaggtgctgctgctgctccaagTGTGCAAGTGTGTGCACAAGGCCATGGGGTCCTTACACG GACAGGAAGTTAGCTGGGACGACTTCCTGCCGTCGTTGTCTTACGTGATCGTGGAGTGTAACAAGCCTCACATCCTCATAGAGGTGGAGTACATGATGGAGCTGCTGGAGCCCTCGTGGCTCGGAGGAGAGG GTGGCTACTACCTGACCAGCGTGTACGCCAGCCTGCGTCTGATCCAGAGCCTGGACAAGGAGCAGCCGTTCTCGGGCTGCCTGACGCCAGAGGTCCAAGAAGCGCTGAAAGAGTGGAGCTGCAGACGGAGCCGAGAGGcccagagacagaaagagaatcAGCAGAGCCAA AGGTGCGTTCGGATACTGTTCCAGGACGGGGAGCGGAGCGCCGTGCGGACGTTGCAGTGGAGAGCCGGGGAGACGAGCCAGGCCCTGGCGCAGCTGTGTGCCGCCACCTTCGGAGTGTCCGACCCGCAGCAATACACCCTGTACTGGCGCAGCGGCGGCGAGATGAGGGCCCTGCCGCCCCAGGCCCAGCCCCAGGACCTGGCCAGCCACAGCGAGGGAGGCCCTCGCTCTCCTACCTGA
- the rin1b gene encoding ras and Rab interactor 2 isoform X2, whose product MMKCFYKMQEVGSSQRGSQRAFSVLDRLLLTHPVWLQLSLNQEAALYILLREPVGTFLVRKCSSTQRKVLCLRVTADRSASSVKECFICEEDSTFALESSALSFPDLCRLVAFYCISRDVLPLPLQLPDAIARASTHRQLEAISHMGQDFWSSPSASDIQNGPMEPVASTSQAQTGVQDQCSLLSRGTQGKLCFINPLFLQLEVCKQPQLTNHSASNKRHRFKRSMRLRLSESSMNLSLEGVGSYSPPPSVEQPGGSERLNKTNTNPQRRVHAGAGVLRRTPAVSPGSAEEDDLMSVYVPQTSPKVEEPPKPQPSGPAEEPGIEVALLALERRPAPSLAELDSSSSFSSMDEDHDSDTEPESMFQTQMHAYHRPPLVRSRGRGGLHRMSEAFVCFFAPDKRLTRLVEELSRDRRSIFGGMVQDFLLEQREVLKSLTSSPSASSSSRVTSVQLLQGLRLFLSQAKCCLLDSGELEPPIETLVPENEKDLALERSMFSCVLRPLRSHLEKALVALHNQDGSTQCLTQNLLQLKGDATMERLSVRTGVPDSREVERVKQKLVLMQRTHSPIDKVLLLLQVCKCVHKAMGSLHGQEVSWDDFLPSLSYVIVECNKPHILIEVEYMMELLEPSWLGGEGGYYLTSVYASLRLIQSLDKEQPFSGCLTPEVQEALKEWSCRRSREAQRQKENQQSQRCVRILFQDGERSAVRTLQWRAGETSQALAQLCAATFGVSDPQQYTLYWRSGGEMRALPPQAQPQDLASHSEGGPRSPT is encoded by the exons ATGATGAAATGCTTTTATAAG ATGCAGGAGGTGGGCAGTTCCCAGCGAGGCTCTCAGCGGGCCTTCAGCGTCCTGGATCGTCTGCTGCTCACACATCCTGTGTGGCTGCAGCTGTCACTCAACCAAGAAGCTGCCCTCTACATCCTGCTCAGAGAACCTGTCGGG ACATTTCTAGTGCGCAAATGCAGCTCTACCCAGAGGAAGGTGCTGTGTTTGAGGGTGACAGCAGACAGAAGTGCCTCCTCTGTTAAGGAGTGCTTCATCTGTGAGGAGGACTCCA CGTTCGCCTTGGAGAGCTCAGCACTCAGCTTCCCTGACTTGTGTCGACTGGTGGCCTTCTACTGTATCAGCag GGATGTGTTGCCTTTGCCTCTGCAGCTACCTGATGCCATCGCTAGAGCGTCAACACACAGGCAGCTGGAGGCCATCTCACACATGGGACAAG ACTTCTGGAGTTCTCCGAGTGCTTCAGACATCCAAAATGGACCGATGGAGCCAGTTGCATCCACCAGTCAGGCCCAGACTGGGGTCCAGGACCAATGTTCCCTGCTGTCAAGGGGCACACAAGGCAAACTGTGCTTCATTAACCCGCTCTTTCTGCAGCTGGAGGTTTGCAAG CAGCCACAGCTCACAAACCACAGTGCCTCCAATAAACGGCACCGCTTCAAGCGCAGCATGCGGCTCCGGCTCTCTGAGTCGTCCATGAATCTGTCCCTCGAGGGGGTTGGTTCCTACTCGCCTCCCCCTTCGGTTGAGCAACCTGGTGGGTCAGAAAGGCTGAACAAGACCAACACCAACCCACAGAGGAGAGTTCATGCCGGTGCAGGCGTCCTGAGGAGAACCCCTGCCGTTTCACCTGGATCTGCTGAGGAGGATGACCTGATGTCTGTCTATGTGCCACAA ACATCTCCCAAGGTGGAGGAGCCTCCGAAGCCCCAGCCGTCTGGCCCAGCGGAGGAGCCAGGCATCGAGGTGGCACTTCTGGCCCTGGAACGCCGCCCGGCTCCATCTTTGGCTGAGCTCGACAGCAGCAGTTCCTTCAGCAGTATGGATGAGGATCATGACTCAGACACGGAACCTGAAAGCATGTTCCAAACCCAAATGCACGCCTACCATCGCCCGCCGCTCGTGCGCTCTCGAGGTCGCGGCGGGCTGCACCGCATGAGCGAGgcgtttgtgtgcttctttgcACCGGACAAGCGGCTCACCCGGCTGGTGGAGGAGCTGTCCAGAGACAGGCGCTCAATCTTCGGGGGCATGGTTCAGGACTTCCTCCTAGAGCAGAGAGAGGTGCTCAAATCCCTGACGTCCTCGCCTTCGGCATCTTCCTCATCACGCGTGACCTCCGTGCAGCTTCTGCAGGGTCTGCGCCTCTTTCTGTCCCAGGCCAAGTGTTGCCTGCTGGACAGCGGAGAGCTGGAGCCTCCCATTGAAACCCTGGTGCCAGAGAACGAGAAGG ACCTGGCGTTGGAGCGCTCCATGTTCTCCTGTGTGCTCAGGCCTCTGAGGTCCCACCTCGAGAAAGCCCTGGTCGCTTTGCACAATCAGGACGGCTCCACCCAGTGTCTCACCCAGAACCTGCTACAGCTGAAAGGGGACGCTACCATGGAGCGGCTCAGTGTTCGGACGGGCGTTCCAGACAGCCGAGAAGTGGAGAGGGTGAAGCAGAAACTGGTCCTGATGCAGCGGACGCACTCGCCCATCGAcaaggtgctgctgctgctccaagTGTGCAAGTGTGTGCACAAGGCCATGGGGTCCTTACACG GACAGGAAGTTAGCTGGGACGACTTCCTGCCGTCGTTGTCTTACGTGATCGTGGAGTGTAACAAGCCTCACATCCTCATAGAGGTGGAGTACATGATGGAGCTGCTGGAGCCCTCGTGGCTCGGAGGAGAGG GTGGCTACTACCTGACCAGCGTGTACGCCAGCCTGCGTCTGATCCAGAGCCTGGACAAGGAGCAGCCGTTCTCGGGCTGCCTGACGCCAGAGGTCCAAGAAGCGCTGAAAGAGTGGAGCTGCAGACGGAGCCGAGAGGcccagagacagaaagagaatcAGCAGAGCCAA AGGTGCGTTCGGATACTGTTCCAGGACGGGGAGCGGAGCGCCGTGCGGACGTTGCAGTGGAGAGCCGGGGAGACGAGCCAGGCCCTGGCGCAGCTGTGTGCCGCCACCTTCGGAGTGTCCGACCCGCAGCAATACACCCTGTACTGGCGCAGCGGCGGCGAGATGAGGGCCCTGCCGCCCCAGGCCCAGCCCCAGGACCTGGCCAGCCACAGCGAGGGAGGCCCTCGCTCTCCTACCTGA